A section of the Canis lupus baileyi chromosome 5, mCanLup2.hap1, whole genome shotgun sequence genome encodes:
- the RBBP4 gene encoding histone-binding protein RBBP4: MADKEAAFDDAVEERVINEEYKIWKKNTPFLYDLVMTHALEWPSLTAQWLPDVTRPEGKDFSIHRLVLGTHTSDEQNHLVIASVQLPNDDAQFDASHYDSEKGEFGGFGSVSGKIEIEIKINHEGEVNRARYMPQNPCIIATKTPSSDVLVFDYTKHPSKPDPSGECNPDLRLRGHQKEGYGLSWNPNLSGHLLSASDDHTICLWDISAVPKEGKVVDAKTIFTGHTAVVEDVSWHLLHESLFGSVADDQKLMIWDTRSNNTSKPSHSVDAHTAEVNCLSFNPYSEFILATGSADKTVALWDLRNLKLKLHSFESHKDEIFQVQWSPHNETILASSGTDRRLNVWDLSKIGEEQSPEDAEDGPPELLFIHGGHTAKISDFSWNPNEPWVICSVSEDNIMQVWQMAENIYNDEDPEGSVDPEGQGS, translated from the exons ATGGCCGACAAGGAAG caGCCTTTGATGACGCAGTAGAGGAACGTGTGATCAACGAAGAgtacaaaatatggaaaaagaacaCCCCTTTTCTTTACGATTTGGTGATGACCCATGCTCTGGAGTGGCCTAGCCTAACTGCACAGTGGCTTCCAGATGTAACCAG ACCAGAAGGGAAAGACTTCAGCATTCATCGACTTGTCCTGGGAACACACACGTCGGATGAACAAAACCATCTTGTGATAGCCAGTGTGCAGCTCCCTAACGATGATGCTCAGTTTGATGCTTCACACTACGACAGTGAGAAAGGAG AATTTGGAGGTTTTGGCTCAGTTAGTggaaaaattgaaatagaaatcaaaatcaACCATGAAGGAGAAGTGAACCGGGCACGTTATATGCCCCAGAACCCTTGCATCATTGCAACAAAGACTCCATCCAGTGATGTTCTTGTTTTTGACTATACAAAACATCCTTCCAAACCAG ACCCTTCTGGAGAGTGCAACCCAGACTTGCGTCTCCGTGGACATCAGAAGGAAGGCTATGGACTTTCTTGGAACCCAAATCTCAGTGGGCACTTACTTAGTGCTTCAGATGACCAC acCATCTGCCTCTGGGACATCAGTGCTGttccaaaggaaggaaaagttgTGGATGCGAAGACCATCTTTACAGGGCATACAGCAGTAGTAGAAGATGTTTCCTGGCATCTGCTTCATGAGTCTCTGTTTGGGTCAGTTGCTGATGATCAGAAACTTATGAT ctgggaTACTCGTTCAAACAATACTTCCAAACCAAGCCACTCAGTTGATGCTCACACTGCTGAAGTGAACTGCCTATCTTTCAATCCTTATAGTGAGTTCATTCTTGCCACAGGATCAGCCGACAAG ACTGTTGCCTTGTGGGATCTAAGAAATCTGAAACTTAAGTTGCATTCCTTTGAATCACATAAGGATGAAATATTCCAG GTTCAGTGGTCTCCTCACAATGAGACTATTTTGGCTTCCAGTGGTACTGATCGCAGACTGAATGTCTGGGATTTAAG TAAAATCGGAGAGGAACAATCCCCAGAAGACGCAGAAGATGGGCCACCAGAATTGTTG tttATTCATGGTGGTCACACTGCCAAGATATCTGATTTCTCCTGGAATCCCAATGAACCTTGGGTGATTTGTTCTGTATCAGAAGATAATATCATGCAAGTGTGGCAAATG GCAGAGAACATTTATAATGATGAAGACCCTGAAGGAAGCGTGGATCCAGAAGGACAAGGATCCTAG